The proteins below come from a single Afipia sp. P52-10 genomic window:
- the rplJ gene encoding 50S ribosomal protein L10, which translates to MERAAKKQAIEDLNGVFKATGVAIVAHYSGLTVAQMQTLRKQMKQAGASVKVSKNRLAKIALEGTDVAAIGSLLKGPTVIATSDDPIAAPKVAVEFAKTNEQFVILGGSMGKTVLDTNGVKALASLPSLDELRGKLVGLLVAPATKIAQLTNAPAAKVARVVQAYASKGEAA; encoded by the coding sequence GTGGAACGGGCGGCAAAAAAACAGGCGATCGAGGATTTGAACGGGGTCTTCAAGGCCACCGGCGTCGCGATCGTTGCTCACTATTCCGGCCTCACCGTTGCTCAAATGCAGACCCTGCGGAAGCAGATGAAGCAGGCGGGCGCCTCGGTGAAGGTCTCGAAGAACCGTCTCGCCAAAATTGCTCTTGAAGGCACGGATGTCGCTGCCATCGGTTCCCTGCTGAAGGGGCCGACGGTGATCGCCACCTCGGACGATCCGATTGCGGCACCCAAGGTCGCCGTCGAATTCGCCAAGACGAACGAACAGTTCGTCATTCTTGGCGGCTCGATGGGCAAAACCGTCCTGGATACCAACGGCGTCAAGGCGCTTGCCTCGCTGCCGTCTCTGGACGAACTGCGCGGCAAGCTGGTCGGCCTCCTCGTGGCGCCGGCAACCAAGATCGCCCAGCTCACCAATGCGCCTGCGGCCAAGGTCGCTCGCGTGGTCCAGGCCTATGCCTCAAAGGGCGAAGCGGCGTAA
- a CDS encoding nitronate monooxygenase family protein, with protein MAIKTAITEMFGIDHPLLLAPMAGVSGGALAAAVSRAGGLGIVGGGYGDRDDLARELSAAGNAPVGIGFITWSLAKQPDLLDLALDRAPRALFLSFGDLAPFAPKIRKANVPLVAQVQTVAQAKHALANGADVLVAQGTEAGGHGAARATLPLVPAVVDIAGTVPVLAAGGIADGRGLAAALMLGAAGAVCGTAFFASTESLVPPGLKQGAVDGSGDDTERGSAVDLVRGLEWPKPWTIRTLRNGFLRRWSGDLEGLRVSLAEERPRYLAAREQGDPDIAAVIVGEGVDFVRAQRPAAVILRDLVEQAERCLRNGGRLLG; from the coding sequence ATGGCCATCAAGACGGCGATCACGGAGATGTTCGGCATCGACCATCCGCTCTTGCTGGCGCCTATGGCCGGCGTCAGCGGCGGCGCGCTGGCCGCCGCCGTGAGCCGGGCAGGCGGTTTAGGAATCGTCGGCGGCGGCTATGGTGATCGCGATGATCTGGCGCGCGAGCTCTCCGCTGCGGGCAATGCCCCGGTCGGTATCGGCTTCATTACCTGGTCGTTGGCCAAGCAGCCGGATTTGCTTGATCTTGCGCTCGATCGGGCGCCCAGGGCCTTGTTCCTGTCGTTTGGCGATCTTGCGCCGTTCGCGCCCAAGATCAGGAAGGCGAACGTGCCGCTGGTCGCGCAGGTGCAAACGGTGGCGCAGGCGAAGCATGCCTTGGCCAACGGAGCGGACGTTCTGGTCGCGCAGGGGACGGAAGCTGGCGGCCATGGCGCTGCGCGGGCAACCTTGCCGCTGGTCCCTGCGGTGGTCGATATCGCCGGAACCGTTCCGGTGCTCGCGGCCGGCGGCATCGCCGATGGCCGGGGGCTTGCTGCCGCTCTGATGCTCGGCGCGGCCGGGGCGGTCTGTGGAACCGCGTTCTTTGCCAGCACGGAATCATTGGTCCCACCCGGTCTGAAACAGGGGGCGGTGGATGGCTCCGGCGACGACACCGAGCGCGGATCGGCGGTCGATCTGGTGCGGGGGCTGGAATGGCCGAAGCCTTGGACCATCCGCACCCTTCGCAATGGCTTCCTGCGGCGTTGGTCCGGCGATCTGGAGGGGTTGCGGGTCAGTCTGGCTGAAGAACGCCCGCGCTATCTGGCGGCGCGGGAACAAGGAGACCCAGACATTGCGGCGGTTATCGTCGGCGAAGGCGTCGATTTCGTTCGCGCCCAGCGCCCTGCCGCCGTGATTCTTCGCGATCTGGTCGAGCAGGCAGAAAGATGCCTGCGAAACGGCGGCAGGTTGCTGGGCTAA
- a CDS encoding 2-hydroxyacid dehydrogenase, with protein sequence MLKGVLTYPRFPKRLQAMIADRYELLDPGKQTPGEAFSAEQRAKVVALVTIGGRPVTGAFMDELPNLKLIACYGTGYDGVDRAAAKARGIAVCNSPGANAAAVADQAIALMLAVMRDVPRADAYVRSGAWGAGERSNIHAAFGLKGRKIGVYGMGAIGQKIASRAASFEADVQYFSRRKLEDVAYPHHATLESLADWCDVLQIAVRAGDDNRHIINADILRRLGPHGYVINISRGLVIDEPALIEALQHRAIAGAGLDVFENEPRIRPEFLTLPNVVLSPHQAGHTIEAHEDMQDRVMANLDAFFAGKPVPFEVPLD encoded by the coding sequence ATGCTCAAAGGCGTGCTCACCTATCCGCGGTTTCCGAAGCGGTTGCAGGCGATGATCGCTGACCGCTACGAACTGCTGGACCCGGGCAAGCAGACGCCGGGCGAGGCGTTCTCGGCCGAGCAGCGCGCGAAAGTCGTAGCGCTGGTGACGATCGGCGGCCGGCCTGTCACCGGCGCCTTCATGGACGAACTGCCGAACCTGAAATTGATTGCCTGCTACGGCACCGGTTATGACGGTGTTGACCGCGCCGCCGCCAAGGCGCGGGGGATTGCGGTCTGTAACAGCCCCGGTGCGAATGCTGCGGCGGTCGCCGATCAGGCGATCGCGTTGATGCTGGCGGTGATGCGCGACGTACCGCGGGCCGACGCCTATGTCCGCAGCGGCGCATGGGGGGCAGGCGAGCGCTCGAACATCCATGCAGCCTTCGGCTTGAAAGGGCGCAAGATCGGCGTCTACGGCATGGGCGCGATCGGCCAGAAGATTGCAAGCCGGGCCGCGAGCTTCGAGGCCGATGTGCAGTATTTCAGCCGCCGCAAGCTGGAGGACGTAGCCTATCCGCACCATGCGACGCTGGAGTCGCTGGCCGACTGGTGCGACGTCCTGCAGATCGCCGTGCGAGCGGGCGACGACAACCGTCACATCATCAATGCCGATATTCTCAGGCGGCTCGGGCCGCACGGCTATGTCATCAACATCTCGCGCGGTCTGGTGATCGACGAGCCGGCGCTGATCGAGGCGCTGCAGCACAGGGCCATCGCCGGAGCGGGGCTCGACGTGTTCGAGAACGAGCCGCGGATCAGGCCGGAATTCCTGACGCTGCCCAATGTCGTGTTGTCGCCGCATCAAGCCGGCCACACCATCGAGGCGCATGAGGATATGCAGGATCGGGTGATGGCCAATCTCGACGCCTTCTTCGCCGGCAAGCCGGTGCCCTTCGAAGTCCCGCTGGATTGA
- the rplA gene encoding 50S ribosomal protein L1 produces the protein MATIGKRLTKAYEGVSREKLYPIAEAIKLVKERATAKFDETIEVSMNLGVDPRHADQMVRGVVTLPNGTGRTLRVGVFARGAKADEAKAAGADVVGAEDLVEKVQGGTIEFDRCIATPDMMPLVGRLGKVLGPRGMMPNPKIGTVTMDVASAVKGAKGGSVEFRVEKAGIVQAGIGKASFSEDKLVENVKALADAVIKAKPAGSKGTYVQRVAISSTMGPGLKIDPSSLTS, from the coding sequence ATGGCGACAATCGGAAAGCGTTTGACGAAAGCCTATGAGGGCGTGAGCCGCGAGAAGCTTTACCCGATCGCTGAAGCGATCAAGCTGGTGAAGGAGCGGGCAACGGCCAAGTTCGATGAGACCATCGAGGTGTCGATGAACCTCGGCGTCGATCCGCGTCACGCGGACCAGATGGTGCGCGGCGTGGTCACGCTGCCCAACGGCACCGGCCGTACGCTCCGCGTTGGCGTGTTCGCGCGCGGCGCGAAGGCGGACGAAGCCAAGGCTGCCGGTGCCGACGTGGTCGGCGCGGAAGACCTGGTCGAGAAGGTGCAGGGCGGCACGATCGAGTTCGATCGCTGTATCGCCACCCCGGACATGATGCCGCTGGTCGGTCGTCTCGGTAAGGTGCTCGGCCCGCGCGGCATGATGCCGAACCCGAAGATCGGCACCGTGACCATGGACGTCGCCAGTGCCGTTAAGGGCGCTAAGGGCGGCTCGGTCGAGTTCCGTGTCGAGAAGGCGGGCATCGTGCAGGCCGGTATCGGTAAGGCGTCGTTCTCCGAGGACAAGCTGGTGGAGAACGTGAAGGCGCTCGCGGATGCGGTGATCAAGGCGAAGCCGGCGGGTTCGAAGGGGACTTACGTGCAGCGCGTGGCGATCTCCTCGACCATGGGGCCGGGCCTGAAGATCGACCCGTCCAGCCTGACGAGCTGA
- the rplK gene encoding 50S ribosomal protein L11 has translation MAKKVTGYLKLQVPAGAANPSPPIGPALGQRGLNIMEFCKAFNAQTQKEEKNTPIPVVITIYQDRSFTFEMRTPPMSYFLKQAAKIQSGSKTPGRDKAGKVTKAQVREIAEKKMKDLNCDTVEAAMKMVEGSARSMGLEVTG, from the coding sequence ATGGCAAAGAAAGTGACCGGATACCTGAAGCTTCAGGTGCCGGCGGGTGCGGCGAATCCGTCGCCTCCGATCGGCCCCGCGCTCGGTCAGCGCGGCCTCAACATCATGGAATTCTGCAAGGCGTTCAACGCGCAGACCCAGAAGGAAGAGAAGAACACCCCGATCCCGGTGGTCATCACGATCTACCAGGACCGGTCCTTCACCTTCGAAATGCGCACGCCGCCGATGTCCTACTTCCTCAAGCAGGCGGCCAAGATCCAGTCCGGCTCCAAGACCCCGGGCCGTGACAAGGCCGGCAAGGTGACCAAGGCGCAGGTGCGCGAGATCGCCGAGAAGAAGATGAAGGATCTGAATTGCGACACCGTCGAAGCGGCCATGAAGATGGTTGAGGGCTCCGCCCGTTCGATGGGCCTGGAAGTGACGGGGTAA
- the nusG gene encoding transcription termination/antitermination protein NusG: MSMRWYIVHAYSNFEKKVAESIREQAKQRGLEELFEQVLVPTEKVTEVRRGRKVDTERKFFPGYVLVKMNLTDEAFHLIKNTPKVTGFLGADNKPMPIPESEAMRILHQVQEGVERPKPSVSFEIGENVRVADGPFASFSGVVEEIDEARSRVKVAVSIFGRATPVELEFGQVEKV; the protein is encoded by the coding sequence ATGAGCATGCGCTGGTACATCGTCCACGCCTATTCGAATTTCGAGAAGAAGGTCGCGGAATCGATCCGCGAGCAGGCCAAGCAACGCGGCCTGGAGGAGCTGTTTGAGCAGGTGTTGGTTCCCACCGAAAAGGTGACTGAGGTGCGCCGCGGCCGTAAGGTCGATACCGAGCGCAAGTTCTTCCCGGGCTACGTGCTGGTGAAGATGAATTTGACCGACGAGGCGTTTCACCTCATCAAGAACACGCCGAAGGTGACGGGCTTCCTCGGCGCGGATAACAAGCCGATGCCGATCCCGGAATCGGAGGCGATGCGTATCCTGCACCAGGTTCAGGAGGGCGTGGAGCGGCCGAAGCCTTCGGTCTCCTTCGAGATCGGCGAGAACGTGCGCGTGGCCGACGGCCCGTTCGCATCCTTCTCCGGTGTGGTCGAGGAAATCGACGAGGCGCGCTCGCGTGTGAAGGTCGCAGTGTCGATCTTCGGCCGCGCAACCCCGGTCGAGCTCGAGTTCGGTCAGGTCGAGAAGGTTTGA
- the secE gene encoding preprotein translocase subunit SecE: MANPFKFLQEVRAETSKVTWPTRRETVITTIMVFIMVAVSSVFFLAADQIIRLVVTFILGIKA; the protein is encoded by the coding sequence ATGGCAAACCCGTTCAAATTCCTGCAGGAAGTGCGCGCCGAGACCTCCAAGGTCACCTGGCCGACGCGCCGGGAGACCGTGATCACCACCATCATGGTGTTCATCATGGTCGCCGTCTCGTCGGTGTTCTTTCTCGCGGCCGACCAGATCATTCGTCTGGTCGTGACCTTCATCCTCGGCATCAAAGCCTGA
- a CDS encoding antibiotic biosynthesis monooxygenase, producing the protein MILESAILNVKTGQEASFEAAMREARPLIAATPGFQQIEVRPCIETPGRYLLLVWWDTLEAHTVGFRQSTRYACWRALLHHFYEPFPLVEHYGAPIDENRQ; encoded by the coding sequence GTGATTCTCGAAAGTGCGATACTCAACGTCAAAACGGGACAGGAGGCTTCGTTCGAAGCCGCAATGCGGGAGGCGCGGCCTTTGATCGCGGCTACGCCCGGTTTTCAGCAAATCGAGGTCCGCCCTTGTATCGAGACGCCCGGCCGCTACCTGCTGCTTGTCTGGTGGGACACGCTCGAGGCGCATACGGTGGGCTTCCGCCAATCCACCCGATACGCCTGCTGGCGCGCTCTGTTGCACCATTTTTACGAGCCATTTCCGCTCGTCGAGCACTACGGCGCGCCGATTGACGAAAATCGGCAGTGA
- a CDS encoding caspase family protein has protein sequence MRQIVFLLTAIISLAFASETAAAEQRVALVIGNSSYRNAPALANPVRDAAAVADMLRKAGFDIVESVHDVNNSDMRRSLREFSDKVQAADVAVVYFAGHGIEVDGQNYLIPVDAMLERDRDVYDEAISLDRVLQIVEPAKALRLVILDACRDNPFAKAMKRVTALRSLGRGLVAVEPARNNTLIAYAAKGGSTAEDGAGTNSPFATALLKYLPIPGLDLRQAFGMVRDDVMKATDNKQEPFVYGSLGGATVSLVQTASLATATPQPTTPNPQADIRRDYEYAERVGTREGWESFLKAHASGFYADLAKAQLAKLSAEQASTNAAAKAKEAADEKARLQRENAAPADQAKAAAAAKAAEQAKRAAENARKREQARVAAAERKKRREEARLAAQSRTVALPVRRQATSPVPSQQKKQARAAHRLDRASLYARCDAQVPRGARDDDIARPSKIEFCINNGGRY, from the coding sequence ATGCGCCAGATCGTCTTCCTCCTGACAGCAATCATCTCGCTCGCGTTCGCAAGCGAGACCGCTGCCGCCGAACAACGCGTCGCCCTCGTCATCGGCAACTCCAGTTACCGGAACGCCCCCGCGCTCGCCAACCCGGTGCGGGATGCCGCCGCAGTCGCCGATATGTTGCGGAAAGCGGGTTTCGATATCGTGGAGAGCGTCCACGATGTCAACAACAGCGACATGCGCCGCAGCCTGCGTGAGTTCTCCGACAAGGTGCAGGCGGCCGACGTCGCTGTCGTCTATTTCGCGGGCCATGGCATCGAGGTCGATGGCCAGAACTATCTGATCCCGGTCGATGCCATGCTCGAACGCGACCGCGATGTCTATGACGAGGCGATTTCACTCGATCGCGTTCTGCAGATCGTCGAACCCGCCAAGGCGTTGCGCCTCGTCATCCTTGATGCATGCCGGGACAATCCGTTCGCGAAGGCGATGAAGCGGGTGACGGCGCTGCGCTCGCTCGGCCGCGGCCTGGTCGCGGTCGAACCGGCGCGAAACAACACGCTGATCGCCTATGCGGCGAAAGGCGGCTCTACCGCCGAGGACGGCGCCGGCACGAACAGTCCGTTCGCCACCGCGCTGTTGAAGTACTTGCCGATTCCGGGCCTCGACCTGCGCCAGGCCTTCGGTATGGTGCGTGATGACGTGATGAAGGCGACCGACAACAAGCAGGAGCCGTTCGTCTACGGCTCACTGGGCGGCGCAACGGTCTCGCTCGTACAGACCGCATCGCTTGCCACTGCGACACCACAACCCACGACACCCAACCCGCAGGCCGACATCCGGCGCGATTACGAATATGCGGAGCGCGTCGGCACCCGCGAGGGCTGGGAATCCTTCCTCAAGGCTCATGCCAGCGGATTCTACGCAGACCTCGCCAAGGCGCAGCTCGCCAAGCTTTCCGCTGAACAAGCCAGCACGAACGCTGCAGCGAAGGCGAAGGAAGCGGCCGACGAGAAGGCTCGCCTCCAGCGTGAGAACGCCGCACCGGCAGATCAGGCCAAGGCTGCTGCCGCCGCGAAAGCCGCCGAACAAGCCAAGCGCGCCGCCGAGAATGCCAGAAAGCGCGAGCAAGCGCGTGTCGCCGCAGCCGAGCGCAAGAAGCGCCGCGAAGAGGCGCGCCTGGCTGCGCAATCCCGCACCGTCGCGCTTCCAGTCCGACGGCAAGCCACGTCACCGGTCCCGTCGCAGCAGAAAAAACAGGCCCGTGCCGCACACCGGCTGGATCGCGCATCGCTCTACGCGCGTTGCGACGCGCAAGTCCCGCGCGGCGCGCGCGACGACGACATCGCACGCCCCTCGAAGATCGAATTCTGTATCAACAATGGCGGCCGCTACTGA
- a CDS encoding serine hydrolase, translating into MPPRATAKNDAAPKKNGLQTPALPKGKPESLGFSSARLKNLSQTIGREVDKGTLPGAVVMIGRRGKVAHFDAIGRQGPDSDAKMRPDSVFRIFSMTKPIVSLGIMQLVEDGLILINDPLSKYIPAFAKMQVGVPREGKLHLVPAEREITIQDLLTHSGGLSYEITGPGPIQTLYAEAKLYRRNQTNEEHANTVASLPLISQPGTAWNYSRSTDILGRVIEVVSGKTLMAYLTERILGPLRMTDTGFHIDADRAEGRLAEPFPTDPWTGAKVVYFSMTDKPLFESGGGGMVSTAPDYARFAQMLANGGSLDRERIIGRKTLELMASNHLGPNVKVESHLMPPGHGFGLGFAVRTEAGLAPYPGSVGQYFWGGAAGTQFWVDPKENLWALLMVQAPGQREYIRVLFRNLVYAAIDS; encoded by the coding sequence ATGCCACCGCGTGCGACCGCCAAGAATGACGCAGCCCCAAAGAAGAACGGTCTCCAGACTCCTGCTCTGCCGAAAGGCAAGCCGGAAAGCCTCGGCTTCTCGTCGGCGCGCTTGAAGAACTTGTCACAAACCATCGGCCGTGAAGTCGACAAGGGCACGCTGCCCGGTGCGGTGGTGATGATCGGCCGGCGCGGCAAGGTCGCCCATTTCGATGCGATCGGCCGCCAGGGACCGGATTCGGATGCGAAGATGCGTCCTGACTCCGTCTTCCGCATCTTTTCGATGACCAAGCCGATCGTCTCGCTCGGCATCATGCAGTTGGTCGAGGACGGTCTAATCCTGATCAACGATCCGCTGTCGAAATATATTCCCGCCTTCGCCAAGATGCAGGTCGGCGTTCCACGCGAAGGCAAGCTGCATCTCGTTCCGGCCGAGCGCGAGATCACCATCCAGGATCTGCTCACCCACAGCGGCGGCCTCTCCTACGAGATCACCGGCCCGGGCCCGATCCAGACGCTGTATGCCGAGGCGAAGCTGTATCGTCGCAACCAAACCAACGAGGAGCATGCGAACACGGTTGCAAGCTTGCCCTTGATCTCGCAACCGGGCACCGCCTGGAACTACAGCCGCTCCACCGACATCCTCGGCCGGGTCATCGAAGTCGTTTCCGGCAAGACGCTGATGGCCTATCTGACCGAACGGATCCTCGGACCGCTGCGCATGACCGACACCGGCTTCCATATCGATGCAGACCGTGCGGAAGGCCGCCTCGCCGAGCCGTTTCCTACCGATCCATGGACCGGCGCGAAGGTGGTCTACTTCAGCATGACCGACAAGCCGCTGTTCGAGTCCGGTGGCGGCGGCATGGTGTCCACCGCTCCCGATTACGCACGCTTTGCGCAGATGCTCGCGAATGGCGGCTCGCTCGATCGCGAACGCATCATCGGTCGCAAGACGCTCGAGTTGATGGCATCGAACCATCTCGGCCCGAATGTGAAGGTGGAATCGCACCTGATGCCGCCCGGCCATGGCTTCGGCCTGGGCTTCGCGGTGCGCACCGAAGCGGGACTCGCGCCCTATCCCGGCTCGGTCGGTCAGTATTTCTGGGGCGGCGCAGCCGGCACGCAGTTCTGGGTCGATCCGAAGGAAAACCTGTGGGCGTTGCTGATGGTCCAGGCACCGGGCCAGCGCGAGTACATTCGCGTGCTGTTCCGCAACCTGGTCTATGCCGCCATCGACAGCTGA
- a CDS encoding alpha/beta fold hydrolase, translating to MNKVESIVADRRNLLAPFAGDKPHAPQWFNDAIARAPERTTTDVRGAAIETLTWGERGKPGLLFLHGNGACADWWSFIAPFFADHHRIAAFSMSGMGRSGWRDRYSYDLYIDEAFAVAEGAGLFDAPQKPIVIGHSFGAFITSGIVGRAGSRIGGAILLDGPFLGSTARKRQREMQGPPRPKKVYDTLAQALTRFRFAPEQDCENLYIADWIARASLRQFRRADDSVGWTWCFDPGRFMGFIHGDPARDLSAGQCAIAVIGGARSGFVANKSMYELEPYLPKGTPFVAIPDSDHHIMADQPLALVAAIRTQLANWA from the coding sequence ATGAACAAAGTCGAGTCCATCGTTGCCGACCGGCGCAACCTGCTTGCTCCCTTCGCCGGCGACAAGCCCCACGCCCCGCAATGGTTCAACGACGCCATCGCGCGGGCGCCGGAGAGGACGACAACGGACGTGCGCGGCGCAGCGATTGAAACACTCACTTGGGGCGAACGCGGCAAACCCGGCCTGCTGTTCCTGCACGGCAACGGCGCGTGCGCCGACTGGTGGAGCTTCATCGCACCGTTCTTCGCCGATCATCATCGCATCGCTGCCTTTTCAATGTCCGGCATGGGCCGTTCCGGCTGGCGCGATCGGTACTCTTACGATCTCTACATTGACGAAGCGTTTGCCGTTGCCGAAGGCGCGGGCCTGTTCGACGCGCCGCAGAAGCCGATCGTCATCGGCCATTCGTTCGGCGCCTTCATCACGTCGGGCATCGTCGGCCGCGCAGGCTCCCGCATCGGCGGCGCGATCCTGCTCGACGGCCCGTTTCTCGGCTCGACCGCACGCAAGCGGCAACGCGAAATGCAGGGGCCGCCGCGTCCGAAGAAGGTCTACGATACGCTGGCCCAGGCATTGACTCGCTTCCGCTTCGCGCCGGAACAGGATTGCGAGAACCTTTACATCGCCGATTGGATCGCGCGTGCGTCGCTTCGGCAATTCCGCCGCGCCGACGACAGCGTCGGCTGGACCTGGTGCTTCGATCCGGGGCGTTTCATGGGCTTCATCCATGGCGATCCTGCAAGGGATCTCAGCGCCGGTCAGTGCGCGATCGCCGTGATCGGCGGCGCGCGCTCAGGCTTCGTCGCCAACAAATCGATGTACGAGCTCGAACCCTATCTGCCCAAAGGCACGCCGTTCGTTGCTATCCCGGATTCCGACCATCACATCATGGCCGATCAGCCGCTCGCACTGGTTGCCGCGATCCGCACGCAGCTCGCGAACTGGGCCTGA
- a CDS encoding SDR family NAD(P)-dependent oxidoreductase, producing the protein MPSLFDMTGKVAVVTGSSRGIGRAIAERFAEHGAKVVVSSRKMPACEEVTKAINDRFGAGTAVSIPANISSKEELKNLVDKTTQTFGKIDVLVCNAASNPYYGPLAGISDDQFRKILENNIIANNWLISYTVPQMIERNDGSIIIISSVGGYKGSTTIGAYCISKAADLQLARNLAVEYGKHNVRVNCIAPGLIKTDFAKALWDNPDTLKTTEARSPMRRIGQPDEIAGGAVFLASKAGAFVNGQSIVIDGGGTIS; encoded by the coding sequence ATGCCGAGTTTGTTTGACATGACGGGCAAGGTCGCCGTCGTTACCGGATCGTCGCGTGGCATCGGCCGGGCGATTGCTGAACGTTTCGCCGAGCATGGCGCGAAGGTGGTCGTGTCGTCGCGCAAGATGCCGGCGTGCGAGGAGGTGACCAAGGCGATCAACGATCGGTTCGGCGCAGGAACCGCGGTCTCGATCCCGGCCAACATCTCCTCGAAGGAGGAGTTGAAAAACCTCGTCGACAAGACCACCCAGACGTTCGGCAAGATCGACGTGCTGGTCTGCAATGCCGCGTCGAACCCGTATTACGGTCCTCTGGCGGGCATCAGCGACGACCAGTTCCGCAAGATTCTCGAGAACAACATCATCGCCAACAACTGGCTGATTTCCTATACCGTGCCGCAGATGATCGAGCGCAACGACGGATCGATCATCATCATCTCCTCGGTCGGCGGCTACAAGGGATCGACCACGATCGGCGCCTACTGCATCTCCAAGGCGGCCGATCTGCAACTCGCGCGCAACCTGGCGGTCGAATACGGCAAGCACAACGTCCGCGTGAATTGCATCGCGCCAGGTCTGATCAAGACCGATTTCGCCAAGGCGCTGTGGGACAATCCGGACACGTTGAAGACGACCGAAGCGCGTTCGCCGATGCGGCGCATCGGTCAGCCGGATGAAATCGCCGGCGGTGCGGTGTTCCTGGCCTCGAAGGCTGGTGCGTTCGTCAACGGCCAGAGCATCGTCATCGATGGCGGCGGCACGATCAGCTAA
- a CDS encoding histidine phosphatase family protein: MSNASSAQPVVTRWWWVRHAPVREDGGRIYGQSDLGCDCSDRTVFQGLARTLPQDAVWFSSTLKRTQQTAAAVWDAGFPKPAAMSHEADFAEQNLGEWQGRDRAAFYASRPVQLGSYWFGPAEEQTPNGESFLDLYARVGNRIKLINEAYVGRDIVAVTHGGTIKAAIALALGLGPQGGLSFAIENCSLTRLDYLTLNGESGWRIGMVNHQPWLAGGDHPGMHQPAGPEVVKLA; encoded by the coding sequence ATGTCCAATGCGTCCAGTGCCCAACCTGTTGTCACGCGATGGTGGTGGGTGCGTCACGCCCCGGTTCGCGAAGATGGCGGACGGATCTACGGGCAGTCTGACCTTGGCTGCGACTGTAGCGATCGCACCGTTTTCCAGGGGCTGGCGCGTACGCTGCCGCAGGATGCCGTGTGGTTCTCTTCGACGCTGAAGCGGACACAGCAGACCGCCGCCGCCGTCTGGGATGCCGGGTTTCCGAAGCCCGCAGCGATGTCGCATGAGGCCGATTTCGCAGAGCAAAATCTGGGCGAGTGGCAGGGGCGGGATCGCGCAGCCTTCTATGCCAGCCGGCCGGTGCAGCTCGGCAGTTACTGGTTCGGTCCCGCTGAAGAACAGACGCCGAATGGCGAAAGCTTCCTCGATCTCTATGCGCGTGTCGGTAACCGCATCAAGTTGATCAACGAGGCGTATGTCGGCCGTGACATTGTGGCCGTGACCCATGGCGGCACGATCAAGGCGGCGATCGCGCTGGCGCTCGGCCTCGGTCCGCAAGGGGGCCTATCCTTTGCGATCGAGAACTGTTCGCTGACGCGGCTCGATTATCTGACACTGAACGGAGAATCCGGCTGGCGCATCGGCATGGTCAACCATCAGCCGTGGCTCGCCGGCGGCGATCACCCCGGCATGCATCAGCCGGCCGGGCCCGAAGTCGTCAAGCTCGCCTGA